The following are encoded together in the Populus trichocarpa isolate Nisqually-1 chromosome 5, P.trichocarpa_v4.1, whole genome shotgun sequence genome:
- the LOC127905357 gene encoding uncharacterized protein LOC127905357, with protein sequence MDSPDSLSNVRGDFEFEELEITEHDGALLRDLLQETKIEVGGDGADIKESLEVKNDSEVRVDMQAFFEQNSTLLQEVEAMMEVNPAFPYEEITPWYVDDIAGMVEFGDIGDALQLSDEEFFYGSLWQD encoded by the coding sequence ATGGATTCTCCAGACAGTTTAAGCAATGTTAGAGGTGATTTTGAATTCGAAGAATTGGAAATCACAGAGCATGATGGTGCCCTCCTAAGGGACTTACTCCAAGAGACGAAAATTGAGGTTGGTGGTGATGGAGCAGACATTAAAGAATCGTTGGAGGTGAAGAATGATTCCGAGGTGAGAGTAGATATGCAGGCCTTCTTCGAGCAAAACTCTACTCTCCTCCAGGAAGTTGAGGCTATGATGGAGGTGAATCCAGCATTCCCATATGAAGAAATAACTCCATGGTACGTAGATGACATTGCTGGGATGGTTGAGTTCGGTGATATTGGAGACGCTTTACAGCTCTCCGATGAAGAGTTCTTTTATGGGAGCTTGTGGCAGGATTAG